In Actinomycetota bacterium, a single genomic region encodes these proteins:
- a CDS encoding ribbon-helix-helix protein, CopG family, whose product MSELTKRLQILLSPEQYRKLELYAKKRKKSVASIIREAIEKLLHERTKLEKKKAVERMLSRELPIDDWEKMEEEIMKGAIL is encoded by the coding sequence ATGTCTGAGCTCACTAAACGCCTACAAATATTATTATCGCCAGAGCAGTATAGGAAACTTGAATTGTATGCTAAAAAGCGTAAGAAATCAGTGGCTTCTATCATTCGAGAGGCAATAGAAAAGTTGCTACATGAACGCACCAAGTTAGAGAAGAAAAAAGCGGTCGAACGTATGCTTTCGCGTGAATTACCCATAGATGATTGGGAAAAAATGGAAGAAGAGATAATGAAGGGAGCTATTCTATGA
- a CDS encoding type II toxin-antitoxin system VapC family toxin, whose product MSIYFIDANIVMYAVGREHEYKQFCSAILRDIGDEKITAVTDTEVLQEILYRYFMIGKGKDGLETAKDFSVAVSDVLFVTKREVETTFELLKKYPDLPPRDHIHVAVMINNDIREIISTDKHFDQIEEVSRVDPKEFGQWQGWMSGI is encoded by the coding sequence ATGAGCATATATTTCATTGACGCAAATATAGTGATGTATGCGGTTGGTAGAGAGCATGAGTATAAGCAATTCTGCTCTGCTATCTTGAGAGATATAGGCGATGAAAAAATCACAGCTGTTACTGATACTGAAGTATTACAGGAGATCTTATATCGATATTTTATGATAGGCAAAGGAAAAGATGGGTTAGAGACGGCAAAGGATTTTTCGGTTGCTGTTTCAGACGTGTTGTTTGTAACCAAAAGGGAAGTAGAAACAACCTTCGAACTCCTAAAAAAATATCCTGACCTACCTCCTCGTGACCATATTCACGTTGCAGTGATGATAAATAACGATATCAGGGAAATCATTAGCACAGATAAGCACTTTGACCAAATTGAAGAGGTTAGTAGGGTGGATCCTAAAGAGTTTGGGCAGTGGCAGGGATGGATGTCAGGGATTTAG